Proteins encoded in a region of the Lepeophtheirus salmonis chromosome 6, UVic_Lsal_1.4, whole genome shotgun sequence genome:
- the LOC121120273 gene encoding uncharacterized protein, producing the protein MVVYYLERKSQSFFVKVDENGQESEDMESKLYFDFYTNTYNKFMDGQSDFEQEIKELESKLLDRLDLNPQDLQNLIKKRDQLKETFDSIKAETNLLDSLCQKKELMAKDREYFMDYKAKYIKYTEKKTNELQNMKKKNETLLDEIKTLEQTIELKNNDSGGEELTPKNYKARCDSLEIIYSNINKEIRITDEDIWSLEIQISKLKVKSDVVIREFNMNIEKLEEFSLPKISDLEDFDEKYHFNLLVALSSKKKELLQTQDEVETYLSSINTIKLEVGIQKEELNNLMKELEVQKMEFQNIEREMKKKEITLDSKILSIKDKCLNLEQKNHSPQIRSLTNKFNELEGIRDQKHEKLEGRKKEIEIFLESALKISCSYVEKMTEMNTVDMDKKIDSLKSSLGNDEKLLKKMDKHIQYLVDKEKIYN; encoded by the exons ATGGTTGTATATTACTTGGAGCGAAAAAGTCAATCCTTCTTTGTGAAGGTGGATGAAAACGGTCAGGAATCCGAAGATATGGAAAGTAAactctattttgatttttatactaATACCTACAATAAGTTTATGGATGGTCAAAGTGATTTTGAGCAAGAGATCAAAGAACTGGAGTCTAAGCTATTAGATCGTCTAGATTTGAATCCTCAAGACTTgcaaaatctaataaaaaaacgtGATCAGTTGAAAGAAACTTTTGACAGCATCAAAGCCGAAACGAATCTCCTTGATTCACTTTGTCAAAAGAAGGAACTTATGGCCAAGGATCGTGAATACTTCATGGATTATAAGGCCAAATACATAAAGTACactgaaaagaaaacaaatgaattgcaaaatatgaaaaagaaaaatgagacTCTTCTGGATGAGATCAAAACTCTGGAACAAACCATTGAGCTGAAGAATAACGATAGTGGTGGAGAAGAATTGACTCCTAAAAACTATAAAGCAAGATGTGATTCATTGGagataatatattcaaacatcAATAAGGAGATTCGTATAACTGATGAGGATATTTGGTCTCTTGAAATTCAAATTAGTAAACTCAAAGTCAAGTCTGATGTGGTCATACGAGAGTTTAATATGAACATTGAAAAATTGGAAGAGTTTTCATTACCAAAAATAAGTGATCTTGAGGATTTTGacgaaaaatatcattttaatttacttgTTGCCCTAAGTTCGAAGAAGAAAGAGCTTCTTCAAACCCAAGATGAAGTTGAAACATACTTATCCTCTATAAATACCATCAAACTCGAAGTTGGAAtccaaaaagaagaattaaataacCTCATGAAAGAATTGGAAGTTCAAAAAATGGAGTTCCAAAATATCGAGagagaaatgaaaaagaaagagattACTTTGGACTCAAAAATATTGAGTATCAAGGATAAATGCCTCAACTTAGAACAAAAGAACCACTCTCCACAGATTAGGTctcttacaaataaatttaacgaACTGGAAGGGATTCGTGATCAGAAACATGAAAAACTtgaaggaagaaagaaagagattgaaatttttttagaaagtgcTCTGAAGATATCTTGTTCATATGT tgaaaAAATGACTGAAATGAACACTGTAgacatggataaaaaaattgactctcTAAAGTCCTCCCTCGGgaatgatgaaaaattattgaaaaaaatggataaacatattcaatatttagtagataaagaaaaaatctataattaa